The following are encoded together in the Mycolicibacterium arabiense genome:
- a CDS encoding cysteine desulfurase: MTATRTSDVDVAVDVERIRTDFPILDRVMRGGNRLAYLDSGATSQKPLAVLDAERDFLLTSNGAVHRGAHQLMEESTDAYEQGRADIARFVGAGTDELVFTKNATEAINLVAYTLGDKRFERAVGPGDVIVTTELEHHANLIPWQELALRTGATLRWYGVTEDGRIDLDSLELDERVKVVAFSHHSNVTGAVAPVAELVARAKAVGALTVLDACQSVPHQPVDFHALDVDFAAFSGHKMMGPTGIGVLYGRQRLLEQMPPFLTGGSMIETVTMEATTYAPAPQRFEAGTPMTSQVVGLGAAARYLDEIGMAAVHQHESRLVAAALEGLGAIDGVRIIGPTSLENRGSPVSFVVDGVHAHDVGQVLDDEGVAVRVGHHCAWPLHRRFGIAATARASFAVYNTLDEVDRLVAGVRRAIDFFGAGD; this comes from the coding sequence GTGACGGCCACGCGGACCTCTGACGTCGACGTGGCCGTGGACGTCGAGCGGATTCGCACGGACTTCCCGATCCTCGACCGGGTGATGCGTGGCGGAAATCGGTTGGCGTACCTCGACTCCGGTGCCACGTCGCAGAAGCCGCTCGCCGTTCTCGACGCCGAGCGCGACTTCCTGCTGACCTCTAACGGTGCGGTGCACCGCGGGGCCCATCAGCTGATGGAGGAGTCGACCGACGCCTACGAGCAGGGGCGTGCGGACATTGCCCGTTTCGTGGGGGCCGGCACCGACGAACTCGTGTTCACCAAGAACGCGACGGAGGCCATCAACCTGGTCGCCTACACGTTGGGCGACAAGCGTTTCGAGCGAGCGGTCGGCCCCGGCGACGTGATCGTCACGACCGAACTCGAGCACCACGCCAACCTGATCCCCTGGCAGGAGCTGGCGTTGCGCACCGGCGCGACGCTGCGCTGGTATGGCGTGACTGAGGACGGTCGTATCGATCTGGACTCCCTCGAACTCGACGAGCGAGTCAAGGTCGTGGCGTTCAGCCACCATTCGAATGTCACCGGTGCCGTGGCGCCGGTCGCTGAGCTGGTGGCGCGCGCCAAGGCCGTCGGAGCGCTGACCGTGCTGGACGCCTGCCAGTCGGTGCCGCACCAGCCCGTCGACTTCCATGCCCTCGACGTCGACTTCGCCGCCTTCTCCGGGCACAAGATGATGGGCCCCACCGGGATCGGCGTGCTTTACGGCAGGCAGCGGCTCCTCGAGCAGATGCCGCCCTTCCTGACCGGCGGATCGATGATTGAGACCGTCACGATGGAGGCGACGACCTACGCACCGGCGCCGCAGCGCTTCGAGGCAGGTACCCCGATGACGTCGCAGGTCGTCGGATTGGGCGCCGCCGCACGGTATCTGGACGAGATCGGGATGGCCGCGGTGCACCAGCACGAGTCGCGGCTGGTGGCGGCGGCCCTCGAGGGGCTCGGTGCCATCGACGGCGTCCGCATCATCGGGCCGACCTCGCTCGAGAATCGCGGCTCCCCGGTGTCGTTCGTGGTGGACGGCGTGCACGCCCACGACGTCGGGCAGGTACTCGATGACGAAGGCGTGGCCGTGCGGGTGGGCCACCACTGCGCGTGGCCGCTG
- the sufC gene encoding Fe-S cluster assembly ATPase SufC — protein sequence MTTLEVKDLHASVISAEGGADIEILKGVNLTVRSGETHAVMGPNGSGKSTLSYAIAGHPKYTVTSGSITLDGEDVLEMSVDERARAGLFLAMQYPVEVPGVSMSNFLRTAATAVRGEAPKLRHWVKEVKTAMSDLDIDPAFSERSVNEGFSGGEKKRHEILQLGLLKPKIAILDETDSGLDVDALRVVSEGVNRYAAAENAGVLLITHYTRILRYIQPQFVHVFFDGRIIESGGPELADELEENGYERFTQSAASGA from the coding sequence ATGACCACTCTTGAAGTGAAAGACCTCCACGCCTCCGTCATCTCCGCCGAGGGCGGCGCCGACATCGAAATCCTCAAGGGCGTGAACCTGACCGTGCGGTCGGGCGAGACCCATGCGGTCATGGGACCCAACGGATCCGGCAAGTCGACGCTGTCCTACGCCATCGCCGGCCACCCGAAGTACACCGTCACGTCGGGATCGATCACCCTCGATGGCGAGGACGTCCTCGAGATGAGCGTCGACGAGCGCGCCCGCGCGGGCCTGTTCCTGGCGATGCAGTACCCCGTCGAGGTGCCCGGTGTGTCGATGTCGAACTTCCTGCGCACGGCGGCCACCGCCGTCCGCGGCGAGGCGCCGAAGCTCCGGCACTGGGTCAAGGAGGTCAAGACCGCGATGAGCGATCTCGACATCGACCCGGCGTTCAGCGAGCGCAGCGTGAACGAAGGCTTCTCCGGCGGTGAGAAGAAGCGCCACGAGATCCTGCAGCTCGGCCTGCTCAAGCCGAAGATCGCGATCCTCGACGAGACCGATTCGGGCCTCGACGTCGACGCGCTGCGCGTCGTCAGCGAGGGCGTCAATCGCTACGCGGCGGCGGAGAACGCCGGCGTGCTGCTGATCACCCACTACACGCGCATCCTGCGCTACATCCAGCCGCAGTTCGTGCACGTCTTCTTCGACGGCCGGATCATCGAGTCCGGCGGTCCGGAGTTGGCCGACGAACTCGAGGAGAACGGCTACGAGCGCTTCACGCAGTCTGCCGCTTCGGGAGCCTGA
- the sufD gene encoding Fe-S cluster assembly protein SufD, whose protein sequence is MTQNNLTEAAEAAKNGGSTLAALNKGELFSSFDVNAFEVPGGRDELWRFTPLKRLRGLHDGSAPATGSAAITVTERPGVTVETVARGDARLGQGGVPSDRVAAQAFSSFEQATIVTVARDTEVSEPIEITVDGPGEGAVAYGHLQIRIEELSRAIVVVDLRGSGTLADNVEIIVGDAAGLGVIWIADWADDMVHVSAHHAKLGKDAVLGHVNVTLGGDVVRTAANVRFTAPGGDAQMLGTYFADDGQHFESRLLIDHAQPNCKSDVLYKGALQGDPDSNKPDAHTVWIGDVLIRAEATGTDTYEANRNLVLTDGARADSVPNLEIETGEIAGAGHASATGRFDDEQLFYLRARGIPEEQARRLVVRGFFGEIIAKIAVPAVRERLTEAIERELAITESRSS, encoded by the coding sequence GTGACCCAGAACAATCTGACCGAAGCGGCCGAGGCCGCCAAGAACGGCGGGTCGACGCTCGCGGCCCTCAACAAGGGCGAGCTGTTCTCGTCGTTCGACGTCAACGCGTTCGAGGTGCCGGGCGGTCGCGACGAACTGTGGCGGTTCACCCCGCTCAAGCGTCTGCGCGGCCTGCACGACGGATCGGCTCCCGCCACCGGCTCGGCGGCGATCACGGTCACCGAGCGTCCCGGTGTCACCGTCGAGACGGTCGCCCGCGGCGACGCGCGCCTGGGTCAGGGTGGCGTGCCGTCGGACCGGGTTGCGGCGCAGGCATTCTCGTCGTTCGAACAGGCCACCATCGTCACGGTCGCGCGCGACACCGAGGTGTCCGAGCCCATCGAGATCACCGTCGACGGACCCGGCGAGGGCGCGGTGGCCTACGGGCACCTGCAGATCCGCATCGAGGAACTGTCCCGGGCCATCGTCGTGGTGGACCTGCGGGGTAGCGGCACCCTTGCCGACAACGTCGAGATCATCGTCGGCGACGCCGCCGGACTCGGCGTCATCTGGATCGCCGACTGGGCCGACGACATGGTCCACGTCAGTGCCCATCACGCAAAGCTCGGCAAGGACGCCGTGCTGGGCCACGTCAACGTCACCCTCGGTGGCGACGTCGTGCGTACCGCGGCCAACGTGCGCTTCACCGCCCCCGGTGGTGACGCGCAGATGCTCGGCACCTACTTCGCCGACGACGGACAGCACTTCGAGTCACGGCTCCTGATCGACCACGCGCAGCCGAACTGCAAGTCCGACGTGCTGTACAAGGGTGCGCTGCAAGGCGATCCGGACTCCAACAAGCCCGACGCCCACACGGTGTGGATCGGCGACGTGCTGATCCGTGCCGAGGCCACCGGCACCGACACCTACGAGGCGAACCGCAACCTGGTGCTCACCGACGGCGCCCGCGCCGACTCGGTGCCCAACCTCGAGATCGAGACCGGTGAGATCGCCGGCGCCGGACACGCCAGTGCGACCGGCCGCTTCGATGACGAGCAGCTGTTCTACCTGCGTGCCCGAGGCATCCCCGAGGAGCAGGCCCGTCGCCTGGTGGTACGCGGTTTCTTCGGCGAGATCATCGCCAAGATCGCCGTGCCCGCAGTGCGTGAGCGACTGACCGAAGCCATCGAACGAGAACTAGCCATCACCGAATCGAGAAGTAGCTGA
- the sufB gene encoding Fe-S cluster assembly protein SufB, translated as MTTTPEAPQLTQEETIASLGTYGYGWADSDVAGASAQRGLSEAVVRDISAKKSEPQWMLDMRLKALRTFDKKPMPNWGSDLEGIFFDNIKYFVRSSEKQAATWDDLPADIKNTYDKLGIPEAEKQRLVSGVAAQYESEVVYHSIREDLEAQGVIFLDTDSALKQHPELFQEYFGTVIPAGDNKFSALNTAVWSGGSFIYVPKGVHVDIPLQAYFRINTENMGQFERTLIIVDEDAYVHYVEGCTAPIYKSDSLHSAVVEIIVKPGGRCRYTTIQNWSNNVYNLVTKRARAEAGATMEWVDGNIGSKVTMKYPAVWMTGEHAKGEVLSVAFAGEGQHQDTGAKMLHLAPNTSSNIVSKSVARGGGRASYRGLVQVNKGAHGSRSSVKCDALLVDSISRSDTYPYVDIREDDVTMGHEATVSKVSADQLFYLMSRGMTEDEAMAMVVRGFVEPIAKELPMEYALELNRLIELQMEGAVG; from the coding sequence ATGACGACCACCCCCGAGGCACCACAGCTGACCCAGGAAGAGACCATCGCGTCGCTGGGCACCTACGGCTACGGCTGGGCGGACTCCGACGTCGCGGGCGCCAGTGCCCAGCGTGGCCTCAGCGAGGCCGTGGTGCGCGACATCTCGGCCAAGAAGAGCGAACCGCAGTGGATGCTCGACATGCGCCTGAAGGCACTGCGCACCTTCGACAAGAAGCCGATGCCGAACTGGGGTTCCGACCTCGAGGGCATCTTCTTCGACAACATCAAGTACTTCGTGCGGTCCAGCGAGAAGCAGGCTGCCACGTGGGACGACCTGCCGGCCGACATCAAGAACACCTACGACAAGCTGGGCATCCCCGAGGCCGAGAAGCAGCGCCTGGTGTCCGGTGTCGCGGCGCAGTACGAGTCCGAGGTCGTCTACCACTCGATCCGCGAGGATCTCGAGGCCCAGGGCGTCATCTTCCTCGACACCGACTCGGCGCTGAAGCAGCATCCCGAGCTGTTCCAGGAGTACTTCGGCACGGTGATCCCGGCCGGTGACAACAAGTTCTCCGCGCTGAACACCGCGGTGTGGTCGGGTGGCTCGTTCATCTACGTGCCCAAGGGCGTCCATGTGGACATCCCGCTGCAGGCCTACTTCCGCATCAACACCGAGAACATGGGCCAGTTCGAGCGCACGCTGATCATCGTCGACGAGGACGCCTACGTGCACTACGTCGAGGGCTGCACCGCGCCGATCTACAAGTCCGACTCGCTGCACTCCGCGGTCGTCGAGATCATCGTCAAGCCCGGTGGCCGCTGCCGCTACACCACCATCCAGAACTGGTCGAACAACGTCTACAACCTGGTCACCAAGCGGGCGCGGGCCGAGGCCGGCGCGACCATGGAGTGGGTCGACGGCAACATCGGCTCCAAGGTGACCATGAAGTACCCGGCGGTCTGGATGACCGGAGAGCACGCCAAGGGCGAGGTCCTGTCGGTCGCGTTCGCGGGCGAGGGCCAGCACCAGGACACTGGCGCCAAGATGCTCCACCTCGCGCCGAACACGTCGAGCAACATCGTCTCGAAGTCGGTGGCGCGTGGCGGCGGTCGGGCGTCCTACCGTGGCCTGGTCCAGGTCAACAAGGGTGCGCACGGATCGCGTTCGAGCGTGAAGTGCGATGCGCTGCTGGTCGATTCGATCAGCCGCAGCGACACCTACCCGTACGTCGACATCCGCGAGGACGACGTCACGATGGGCCACGAGGCCACCGTCTCCAAGGTCAGTGCGGATCAGCTGTTCTACCTGATGAGCCGCGGCATGACCGAGGACGAGGCCATGGCGATGGTCGTTCGCGGCTTCGTCGAGCCCATCGCGAAGGAACTGCCGATGGAGTACGCGCTCGAACTGAACCGGCTCATCGAACTGCAGATGGAAGGCGCCGTCGGGTGA
- a CDS encoding helix-turn-helix transcriptional regulator: MPATQDGHTRKAIIRLLLESGSITASAIGDRLGISAAGVRRHLDALIEAGDAESVAAASWQHSGRGRPARRYRLSAGGRAKLEHAYDDLAVAAMRQLREIGGDDAIRTFARRRIDTILSGVSDGPADVATKVDRVADALTEAGYATTTAPVSGPLSGVQICQHHCPVSHVAEEFPELCDAEREAFAEILGTHVQRLSTIVNGDFACTTHVPVDPGKHATGAHAPDTQFPRHPALAESTTTIEQGAST; this comes from the coding sequence ATGCCTGCGACCCAGGACGGGCACACCAGGAAGGCGATCATCCGGCTGCTGCTGGAATCGGGCTCCATCACCGCGAGCGCGATCGGCGACAGGCTGGGGATCTCGGCCGCAGGGGTGCGTCGTCACCTCGACGCCCTCATCGAGGCCGGTGACGCCGAGTCGGTGGCCGCCGCGAGCTGGCAGCACAGTGGCCGTGGCCGTCCCGCACGCCGCTACCGCCTGAGCGCCGGTGGCCGGGCCAAGCTCGAGCACGCCTACGACGACCTCGCCGTCGCCGCGATGCGTCAGTTGCGCGAGATCGGCGGCGACGACGCGATCCGCACGTTCGCCAGGCGTCGCATCGACACCATCCTCTCGGGAGTATCCGACGGCCCAGCCGACGTTGCGACCAAGGTCGACCGCGTCGCGGACGCGTTGACCGAGGCGGGTTACGCCACCACGACGGCGCCGGTGTCCGGCCCGCTCAGCGGGGTGCAGATCTGCCAGCACCACTGCCCGGTGTCGCACGTCGCCGAGGAGTTTCCCGAGTTGTGCGACGCCGAGCGCGAGGCGTTCGCCGAGATCCTGGGCACCCACGTCCAGCGGCTGTCGACGATCGTCAACGGCGACTTCGCCTGCACCACGCACGTTCCCGTCGACCCAGGCAAGCACGCCACCGGCGCGCACGCCCCAGACACGCAGTTCCCTCGGCATCCAGCCCTCGCCGAGTCCACCACCACGATCGAGCAAGGAGCGTCGACATGA
- the mptB gene encoding polyprenol phosphomannose-dependent alpha 1,6 mannosyltransferase MptB: protein MATRLQSLSSAVARWHADEVAIGSPLKADEVALMRRTRVFGATGTVLMAIGALGAGARPVVQDPTFGVRLLNLPSRIQTVSLTMTTTGAVIMALAWLMLGRFALGPRRMSRSQIDRTLLLWALPLLIAPPMYSKDVYSYLAQSAIARNGLDPYVVGPAPGLGLDHVFTLSVPSLWRDTPAPYGPLFLWIGRGISELTGDDIVFAVLLHRLVVLLGVGLIVWATPRLARRCGVAEVSALWLGPCNPLLFMHLVAGIHNEALMLGLMLAGTEFALRGVQAAGRLLPRPLRRPHGRDEWAQWMPMAMLLLGTVLIALSSQVKLPSLLAVGFVAMALACRWGGTVKAFFLAGGSLAAVSVAVMALVGWASGLGFGWLFTLGTANVVRSWMSPPTLVALGTGQVGILLGLGDHTTAILGLTRAIGVIIIAILVTWLLLAVLRGRLNPVGGLGVALGATVLLFPVVQPWYLLWAIIPLATWASRPGFRGTTIVLSLVVGIFGPTANGDRFALFQIVDATGASAIIVALLIAFTYRRLPWRPPLEPEVADVGRPGPPSAGSNPPPPPTARPDAYAESP, encoded by the coding sequence ATGGCAACCCGCCTACAGTCTCTCAGCTCGGCCGTCGCCCGTTGGCACGCCGACGAGGTCGCGATCGGGTCGCCTCTGAAGGCCGACGAGGTGGCGCTGATGCGCCGCACCCGCGTGTTCGGCGCGACGGGCACGGTGCTCATGGCGATCGGGGCGCTCGGCGCGGGTGCCCGGCCCGTGGTCCAGGACCCCACGTTCGGCGTCCGACTGCTCAACCTGCCGTCGCGCATCCAGACCGTGTCGCTGACGATGACCACCACCGGCGCGGTCATCATGGCGCTGGCCTGGCTGATGCTCGGCCGCTTCGCGCTCGGTCCCCGGCGCATGTCACGCAGCCAGATCGACCGCACCCTGCTGCTGTGGGCGTTGCCGCTGCTGATCGCTCCCCCGATGTACAGCAAGGACGTCTACTCCTACCTCGCGCAGAGCGCGATCGCCCGCAACGGGCTGGACCCCTACGTCGTGGGACCCGCGCCGGGTCTGGGTCTCGACCACGTCTTCACCCTGTCGGTGCCGAGCCTGTGGCGGGACACACCCGCCCCCTACGGACCGCTGTTCCTCTGGATCGGCAGGGGCATCTCCGAACTCACCGGCGACGACATCGTGTTCGCGGTGCTGCTGCACCGCCTGGTCGTGCTGCTCGGCGTGGGCCTGATCGTCTGGGCCACGCCGCGCCTGGCGCGCCGCTGCGGCGTCGCCGAGGTCAGCGCGCTGTGGCTGGGACCGTGCAACCCGCTGCTGTTCATGCACCTGGTCGCGGGCATCCACAACGAAGCGCTGATGCTCGGCCTGATGCTCGCGGGCACCGAGTTCGCGCTGCGCGGCGTGCAGGCCGCGGGCCGGCTGCTGCCCCGCCCGCTGCGGCGGCCGCACGGCCGGGACGAGTGGGCGCAGTGGATGCCCATGGCGATGCTGCTGCTCGGCACGGTGCTGATCGCACTGTCGTCGCAGGTGAAGCTGCCGTCGCTGCTGGCGGTCGGGTTCGTGGCGATGGCCCTGGCGTGTCGGTGGGGCGGGACCGTCAAGGCGTTCTTCCTCGCGGGCGGATCGCTGGCCGCCGTGTCGGTGGCCGTGATGGCGCTGGTCGGTTGGGCGAGTGGACTGGGGTTCGGGTGGCTGTTCACCCTCGGCACGGCCAACGTGGTGCGGTCGTGGATGTCGCCTCCGACGCTGGTGGCGCTGGGCACCGGTCAGGTCGGCATCCTGCTCGGACTCGGCGACCACACGACGGCGATCCTCGGCCTGACCCGCGCCATCGGTGTGATCATCATCGCGATTCTGGTGACCTGGCTGCTGCTCGCAGTGCTGCGCGGGCGCCTCAACCCGGTCGGCGGCCTCGGCGTCGCACTGGGCGCGACGGTGCTGCTGTTCCCCGTCGTCCAGCCCTGGTACCTGCTGTGGGCGATCATCCCGCTGGCCACCTGGGCGTCGCGGCCCGGGTTCCGCGGGACGACGATCGTGTTGTCGCTGGTCGTGGGCATCTTCGGGCCGACCGCGAACGGTGACCGCTTCGCGCTGTTCCAGATCGTCGATGCCACGGGTGCCAGCGCGATCATCGTGGCCCTGCTCATCGCGTTCACCTACCGCCGGCTGCCGTGGCGCCCACCGCTCGAGCCCGAGGTCGCCGACGTAGGCCGGCCCGGGCCGCCCAGCGCAGGGTCGAACCCACCGCCACCGCCGACCGCGCGGCCCGACGCCTACGCTGAATCTCCGTGA
- a CDS encoding ABC transporter ATP-binding protein — translation MRGITKRYGTTVAVDGLDLDVRRAEVFALLGPNGAGKTTTIEMCEGFLKPESGSIRILGLDPVADNARLRERMGVMLQGGGGYPAARAGEMLGLVAAYSARPLDPAWLMDVLGLTDSARTTYRRLSGGQQQRLALACAIVGRPELVFLDEPTAGMDAHARIVVWDLIDGLRRDGVTVVLTTHQLTEAEQLADRLMIIDRGAAVATGTPSELMQRGAENQLRFSAPPKLDLSLLISALPETYRATEVAPGEYLVEGHVDPQVLSTVTSWCARLDVLATGMRVEQRSLEDVFLDLTGRELRP, via the coding sequence CTGCGTGGCATCACCAAGCGGTACGGCACGACCGTGGCCGTCGACGGCCTCGACCTCGACGTGCGGCGGGCCGAGGTGTTCGCCCTGCTCGGCCCGAACGGCGCGGGCAAGACCACGACGATCGAGATGTGCGAGGGCTTCCTCAAGCCGGAGTCGGGCAGCATCCGGATCCTCGGACTGGATCCGGTCGCGGACAACGCGCGGCTGCGCGAGCGGATGGGCGTCATGCTGCAGGGCGGCGGCGGCTACCCGGCGGCGCGGGCAGGCGAGATGCTCGGTCTGGTCGCCGCGTACTCCGCCCGGCCGTTGGACCCGGCCTGGCTGATGGACGTCCTCGGCCTCACTGACTCGGCCCGCACCACCTACCGACGACTCTCGGGCGGTCAGCAGCAGCGGCTGGCACTCGCCTGCGCCATCGTCGGCAGGCCCGAACTCGTGTTCCTCGACGAGCCGACCGCGGGCATGGACGCCCACGCGCGGATCGTCGTGTGGGACCTGATCGACGGGCTGCGCCGCGACGGCGTGACCGTGGTCCTGACCACCCATCAGCTGACCGAGGCCGAGCAGCTCGCCGACCGGCTGATGATCATCGATCGCGGCGCGGCGGTGGCCACGGGTACGCCGAGTGAGTTGATGCAGCGCGGCGCGGAGAACCAGCTCCGGTTCTCCGCTCCCCCGAAACTTGACCTGTCGCTGCTGATCTCGGCCCTGCCCGAGACGTACCGCGCGACGGAGGTGGCGCCCGGCGAGTACCTGGTGGAGGGTCACGTCGATCCGCAGGTGCTGTCGACGGTGACGTCCTGGTGCGCCCGCCTCGACGTGCTCGCCACGGGCATGCGGGTCGAGCAGCGCAGCCTGGAGGACGTGTTCCTGGACCTGACCGGACGGGAGCTTCGGCCGTGA
- a CDS encoding ABC transporter permease has protein sequence MTQPSPTNRFEPGTFTPDPRPASVPKMLAAQFGLELKLLLRNGEQLLLTMFIPITLLVGMTLLPLGDFGPNRAATFVPAIMALAVISTAFTGQAIAVAFDRRYGALKRLGATALPVWGIIAGKSLAVVTVVFLQSVLLGAIGIGLGWRPEPGGLALGALVIALGTAAFASLGLLLGGTLRAEIVLAVANLLWFIFAGFGALTLEGGIVSNALHWIARLTPSGALTEALTQAMTLSVDWFGVAVLAAWGLVAALCALRWFRFT, from the coding sequence ATGACGCAACCATCGCCGACGAACAGGTTCGAGCCGGGCACGTTTACCCCGGACCCCCGGCCCGCGTCGGTGCCGAAGATGCTTGCTGCCCAGTTCGGTCTGGAGCTCAAGCTGCTGCTGCGCAACGGCGAGCAGCTGCTGCTGACGATGTTCATCCCGATCACCCTGCTGGTCGGGATGACGCTGCTGCCGCTTGGCGACTTCGGTCCCAACCGCGCCGCGACGTTCGTCCCGGCGATCATGGCGTTGGCCGTGATCTCGACGGCGTTCACCGGTCAGGCGATCGCGGTGGCGTTCGACCGACGCTACGGAGCGCTGAAGCGTCTCGGTGCGACGGCTCTGCCGGTGTGGGGCATCATCGCGGGCAAGTCGCTGGCCGTCGTCACCGTCGTGTTCCTGCAGTCGGTCCTGTTGGGTGCGATCGGCATCGGGCTCGGTTGGCGCCCGGAACCCGGTGGCCTGGCGCTCGGGGCGCTGGTGATCGCGCTCGGCACTGCCGCCTTCGCATCACTCGGACTGCTGTTGGGCGGAACGCTACGCGCCGAGATCGTGCTTGCCGTCGCGAATCTGCTGTGGTTCATCTTCGCAGGATTCGGCGCGCTGACACTCGAGGGCGGGATCGTCTCGAACGCCCTGCATTGGATCGCGCGACTGACCCCGTCGGGCGCGCTCACCGAGGCGTTGACTCAGGCGATGACGTTGTCGGTGGACTGGTTCGGCGTGGCCGTGCTGGCCGCGTGGGGTCTGGTCGCCGCGTTGTGCGCGCTGCGGTGGTTCCGCTTCACCTGA
- a CDS encoding COX15/CtaA family protein — MAIRRLFMKGVDLLPLPSLRVQRIIAAVVVLTQGGIAVTGSIVRVTASGLGCPTWPQCFPGSFTPVPHAEVPGIHQAVEFGNRLITFLVVLTAALAVLAVLRARRRREVLVYAWLMPASTVAQAVIGGITVLTGLLWWTVAIHLLVSMAMVWLAVLLYVKIGEPDDGVPQRLVPKPLRQLTFLSAMALSVVLVTGTMVTGAGPHAGDKSIDAPIPRLGLDIVTLVYRHSALVTAYLCLLIGLAFALLAVRAPRPVTMRLVVLVILVALQGMVGTVQFFTGVPAALVAVHVAGAAICTGATAALWASMRQRTQAEPVESRLDGERELSLP, encoded by the coding sequence GTGGCCATCCGACGCTTGTTCATGAAGGGCGTCGACCTGCTGCCCCTACCCAGCCTGCGCGTGCAGCGCATCATCGCGGCGGTCGTCGTGCTCACCCAGGGCGGCATCGCGGTGACGGGCTCGATCGTCCGCGTCACCGCGTCGGGCCTGGGCTGCCCGACGTGGCCCCAGTGCTTCCCCGGCAGCTTCACTCCGGTCCCGCACGCCGAGGTCCCCGGAATCCATCAGGCCGTGGAGTTCGGCAACCGCCTGATCACGTTCCTGGTGGTGCTGACCGCCGCGCTGGCCGTCCTCGCGGTACTGCGCGCCCGCCGTCGCCGCGAGGTGCTCGTCTACGCCTGGCTGATGCCTGCCTCGACCGTCGCGCAGGCGGTCATCGGCGGCATCACCGTCCTCACCGGGCTGCTGTGGTGGACGGTCGCGATCCACCTGCTGGTGTCGATGGCGATGGTGTGGCTGGCCGTGCTGCTGTACGTCAAGATCGGCGAACCCGACGACGGAGTGCCTCAGCGGCTGGTCCCGAAACCGCTGCGCCAGTTGACCTTTCTGAGCGCCATGGCGCTGTCGGTGGTCCTCGTCACCGGGACCATGGTCACCGGTGCGGGCCCGCACGCCGGCGACAAGAGCATCGACGCGCCCATCCCGCGGTTGGGGCTGGACATCGTCACGCTGGTCTACCGGCACTCCGCGCTGGTGACCGCCTACCTCTGCCTGCTGATCGGCCTCGCGTTCGCGCTGCTGGCCGTGCGCGCACCGCGCCCGGTCACGATGCGGCTCGTCGTGCTGGTGATCCTGGTCGCCCTACAGGGCATGGTCGGAACGGTGCAGTTCTTCACCGGCGTGCCCGCAGCCCTGGTGGCCGTGCACGTCGCGGGCGCCGCGATCTGCACGGGTGCGACGGCCGCGCTATGGGCGTCGATGCGACAGCGGACCCAGGCCGAACCCGTCGAGAGCCGACTCGACGGCGAGCGCGAACTCTCGCTGCCGTAA
- a CDS encoding ATP-grasp domain-containing protein, with translation MKLARPDVRHPRIVFAGCKALVEGDGDDAGLAGALRARGLHARWLAWDDPDTERADLVILRATWDYTDRLDEFLAWTRRVPNLLNGPDVVAWNSDKRYLDDLATAGVPTVPSLFFAPGAAVRVPDGEVVVKPAVGAGSVGARRFTDPEAAGRHAAALQASGRTALVQPYDPRIEAGETALVFLAGQQSHAFTKGPLLPPPGSAPAMDESGTYAEESLRPAEPDFELWAVGHAALTAAADRLGRAPSDFLYARVDVIGERDDPRLLELELVEPSLGWRQLSDEDRALRQREFALAVESALDGFGLGPLSHRRP, from the coding sequence GTGAAACTCGCACGGCCCGACGTTCGGCATCCTCGCATCGTCTTCGCAGGTTGCAAGGCCCTCGTCGAGGGTGACGGTGACGACGCGGGGCTCGCGGGAGCGCTCCGGGCGCGTGGTTTGCACGCGCGCTGGCTCGCCTGGGACGACCCCGATACGGAGCGGGCCGACCTGGTCATCCTGCGCGCGACGTGGGACTACACCGACCGTCTCGACGAGTTCCTGGCGTGGACGAGGCGGGTGCCCAACCTGCTCAACGGTCCCGACGTGGTGGCGTGGAACAGCGACAAGCGCTACCTCGACGATCTCGCGACGGCCGGCGTCCCGACTGTGCCCAGCCTGTTCTTCGCGCCCGGTGCGGCCGTGCGAGTGCCCGACGGCGAAGTCGTCGTCAAACCCGCAGTGGGCGCGGGTTCCGTTGGCGCCCGGCGCTTCACCGACCCCGAAGCCGCCGGCCGACACGCCGCCGCACTGCAGGCCTCCGGCCGCACCGCGCTCGTACAGCCGTACGACCCCAGGATCGAGGCAGGCGAGACGGCGCTGGTGTTCCTCGCCGGCCAGCAGTCGCACGCCTTCACCAAGGGCCCGCTGCTGCCACCGCCGGGTAGTGCCCCCGCCATGGACGAATCCGGCACGTACGCCGAGGAGTCGCTGCGCCCGGCAGAACCCGACTTCGAACTGTGGGCAGTCGGGCACGCAGCACTCACGGCTGCAGCGGACCGTCTGGGCAGGGCGCCGTCGGACTTCCTCTACGCCCGCGTCGACGTCATCGGCGAGCGTGACGATCCGCGCCTGCTCGAACTGGAACTGGTCGAGCCGTCGCTGGGATGGCGGCAGCTGAGCGACGAAGACCGTGCGTTACGGCAGCGAGAGTTCGCGCTCGCCGTCGAGTCGGCTCTCGACGGGTTCGGCCTGGGTCCGCTGTCGCATCGACGCCCATAG